In Rhinopithecus roxellana isolate Shanxi Qingling chromosome 16, ASM756505v1, whole genome shotgun sequence, a single genomic region encodes these proteins:
- the C8G gene encoding complement component C8 gamma chain isoform X1, with the protein MLPPGTAILLTLLLAAGSLGQRPQRPPRPPSPISTIQPKANFDAQQFAGTWLLVAVGSACRFLQEQGHRAEATTLHVAPQGKAMAVSTFRKLDGICWQVRQLYGDTRVLGRFLLQARGARGAVHVVVAETDYQSFAVLYLERAGQLSVKLYARSLPVSDSVLSGFEQRVREAHLTEDQIFYFPKYGFCEAADQFHVLDEVRR; encoded by the exons ATGCTGCCCCCTGGGACTGCGATCCTCTTGACTCTGCTTCTGGCAGCTGGCTCGCTGGGCCAGAGGCCTCAGAGGCCACCCCGGCCCCCATCCCCCATCAGCACAATCCAGCCCAAGGCCAATTTTGATGCTCAGCAG TTTGCAGGGACCTGGCTCCTTGTGGCTGTCGGCTCTGCCTGCCGTTTCCTGCAGGAGCAGGGCCACCGGGCCGAGGCCACCACACTGCACGTGGCTCCCCAGGGCAAAGCCATGGCTGTCAGCACCTTCCGAAAGCT GGATGGGATCTGCTGGCAGGTGCGCCAGCTCTATGGAGACACAAGGGTCCTCGGCCGCTTCCTGCTTCAAG CCCGAGGCGCCCGAGGGGCTGTGCATGTGGTTGTCGCTGAGACCGACTACCAGAGTTTCGCTGTCCTGTACCTGGAGCGGGCGGGGCAGCTGTCAGTGAAGCTCTATG CCCGCTCACTCCCTGTGAGCGACTCCGTCCTGAGTGGGTTTGAGCAGCGGGTCCGGGAGGCCCACCTGACTGAGGACCAGATCTTCTACTTCCCCAAGTATG GCTTCTGTGAGGCTGCAGACCAGTTCCACGTCCTGGACG AAGTGAGGAGGTGA
- the C8G gene encoding complement component C8 gamma chain isoform X2, translating to MLPPGTAILLTLLLAAGSLGQRPQRPPRPPSPISTIQPKANFDAQQFAGTWLLVAVGSACRFLQEQGHRAEATTLHVAPQGKAMAVSTFRKLDGICWQVRQLYGDTRVLGRFLLQARSLPVSDSVLSGFEQRVREAHLTEDQIFYFPKYGFCEAADQFHVLDEVRR from the exons ATGCTGCCCCCTGGGACTGCGATCCTCTTGACTCTGCTTCTGGCAGCTGGCTCGCTGGGCCAGAGGCCTCAGAGGCCACCCCGGCCCCCATCCCCCATCAGCACAATCCAGCCCAAGGCCAATTTTGATGCTCAGCAG TTTGCAGGGACCTGGCTCCTTGTGGCTGTCGGCTCTGCCTGCCGTTTCCTGCAGGAGCAGGGCCACCGGGCCGAGGCCACCACACTGCACGTGGCTCCCCAGGGCAAAGCCATGGCTGTCAGCACCTTCCGAAAGCT GGATGGGATCTGCTGGCAGGTGCGCCAGCTCTATGGAGACACAAGGGTCCTCGGCCGCTTCCTGCTTCAAG CCCGCTCACTCCCTGTGAGCGACTCCGTCCTGAGTGGGTTTGAGCAGCGGGTCCGGGAGGCCCACCTGACTGAGGACCAGATCTTCTACTTCCCCAAGTATG GCTTCTGTGAGGCTGCAGACCAGTTCCACGTCCTGGACG AAGTGAGGAGGTGA